A single region of the Sciurus carolinensis chromosome 16, mSciCar1.2, whole genome shotgun sequence genome encodes:
- the Spata33 gene encoding spermatogenesis-associated protein 33: protein MGLSKSKPKPRKGEEPRKGSSYSSSRSKEAKLADREPEKLSDSLLSRKGSAKHGRPSASSEEKPDVKQKSNKKKFVIPQIIITRASNETLISYCSTESEEQRTIREQADWGPYHRHRNPSTVAAYGLHTKE from the exons ATGGGACTTTCCAAAAGCAAGCCCAAGCCCAGGAAAG GTGAGGAGCCGAGGAAGGGGTCCTCCTACTCGAGTTCGCGGTCCAAGGAGGCCAAGCTGGCAGACCGGGAGCCCGAGAAGCTCTCCGACAGCCTCCTCTCCAGGAAGGGGTCGGCCAAGCACGGAAGGCCTTCTGCGTCGTCGGAAG AGAAACCTGATGTAAAGCAAAAGTCGAACAAGAAGAAATTTGTCATTCCGCAGATCATCATCACTCGGGCCTCAAATGAGACTCTAATCAGCTACTGTTCCACTGAAAGCGAAGAGCAGAGAACCATTCGAGAACAGGCTGATTGGGGCCCCTACCACCGACACAGGAACCCCAGTACAGTGGCTGCTTATGGTCTGCATACTAAAGAATAA
- the Chmp1a gene encoding charged multivesicular body protein 1a: MDDTLFQLKFTAKQLEKLAKKAEKDSKAEQAKVKKALQQKNVECARVYAENAIRKKNEGVNWLRMASRVDAVTSKVQMAVTMKGVTKNMAQVTKALDKALSTMDLQKVSAVMDRFEQQVQNLDVHTSVMEDSMSSATTLTTPQEQVDSLIVQIAEENGLEVLDQLSQLPEGASAVGESSVRSQEDQLSRRLAALRN, translated from the exons ATGGACG ATACCCTGTTCCAGTTGAAG TTCACAGCGAagcagctggagaagctggccaagAAGGCAGAGAAGGACTCCAAGGCAGAGCAGGCCAAAGTGAAGAAG GCTCTTCAGCAGAAAAATGTGGAGTGTGCCCGAGTCTATGCCGAGAATGCCATCCGCAAAAAGAACGAAGGCGTGAACTGGCTCCGCATGGCATCCCGTGTGGATGCAGTGACCTCCAAGGTGCAGATGGCAGTGACCATGAAGGGG GTGACAAAGAACATGGCTCAGGTAACCAAAGCACTGGACAAGGCCCTGAGCACCATGGACCTGCAGAAGGTCTCTGCCGTGATGGACAGGTTTGAGCAGCAGGTGCAGAATCTGGATGTGCACACGTCG GTGATGGAGGACTCCATGAGCTCAGCCACCACACTGACCACACCTCAGGAGCAGGTGGACAGCCTCATTGTGCAGATTGCTGAGGAGAATGGCCTGGAGGTGCTGGACCAGCTCAGCCAGCTGCCAGAGGGTGCCTCTGCCGTGGGGGAGAGCTCTGTTCGCAGCCAGGAGGACCAGCTGTCCCGGAG GTTGGCTGCCTTGAGGAACTAA